One Mucilaginibacter ginkgonis genomic region harbors:
- a CDS encoding DNA-formamidopyrimidine glycosylase family protein yields MPEIPDLNIFVKNLSKRLVGKRLSNVVVLITRQLKVSSDDLAKALEGHILVGIERVGKELHFKFNNGTVLGIHLMLHGTLYWFEEKNENKFSIAELHFGKNLGLAITDWQKAVMLKLNPDPVKVPDALDVKAKYLETACAKTSHYIKTVLTDGKTVGGIGNAYVDEILYDAQISPFSKADKLPPKAIMAIAKSIKSVLKKAEDHIEGNFPDTISEKERDFLQVHRPKQAKTLSGEDILKAEIDKRKTYYTASQKLFE; encoded by the coding sequence ATGCCGGAAATACCTGATTTAAACATATTCGTTAAGAACCTCTCAAAAAGGCTCGTAGGCAAACGATTGTCCAACGTAGTAGTGCTGATTACTAGGCAACTTAAAGTATCCTCGGACGACCTAGCAAAAGCGCTTGAGGGACACATATTGGTAGGGATTGAGCGGGTTGGCAAAGAGCTCCATTTCAAATTTAACAATGGTACTGTTCTCGGTATCCATTTGATGTTGCATGGTACGCTCTATTGGTTCGAAGAAAAAAACGAAAATAAGTTTAGCATTGCAGAACTTCATTTCGGCAAAAATCTAGGATTAGCAATCACTGACTGGCAAAAAGCGGTTATGCTTAAACTCAACCCGGATCCTGTTAAGGTGCCCGACGCACTCGATGTTAAAGCAAAATACTTGGAGACCGCTTGTGCTAAAACCTCCCACTACATTAAGACTGTATTAACAGACGGTAAAACTGTTGGCGGTATTGGAAATGCTTATGTGGACGAGATCTTGTATGATGCCCAAATATCGCCCTTTTCAAAAGCTGACAAGCTGCCGCCAAAAGCAATAATGGCCATTGCAAAGTCTATAAAATCTGTTTTAAAAAAGGCTGAAGATCATATTGAAGGCAACTTTCCAGATACGATAAGTGAAAAGGAGCGAGATTTTCTTCAAGTACACCGGCCAAAGCAAGCCAAGACTTTATCCGGTGAGGACATATTAAAGGCCGAGATCGATAAGCGGAAAACCTATTATACGG